A genomic window from Augochlora pura isolate Apur16 unplaced genomic scaffold, APUR_v2.2.1 APUR_unplaced_6411, whole genome shotgun sequence includes:
- the LOC144478021 gene encoding uncharacterized protein LOC144478021, whose amino-acid sequence MNLEEMVSAIFSKWHAFDSPCEHCGSSRIHKADITSASQLVIIHLKIFSVQNQRVSKINNVNIKAVPTTILHIASKSYRVISAILHHGESINKGHYTCLLRQKNSKWIHADDCNIRPTRWLRGAKDAYMFILDNISQ is encoded by the coding sequence ATGAACCTCGAAGAAATGGTATcggcaatattttcaaaatggcaTGCTTTCGATAGTCCATGCGAGCATTGTGGAAGTAGCAGGATACATAAAGCTGACATAACATCTGCTAGTCAGctcgtaataattcatttaaaaatattttctgttcagAATCAGAgggtttcaaaaattaataacgtgaACATCAAGGCTGTTCCTACTACGATATTGCACATAGCGTCGAAGTCGTACAGAGTTATTAGTGCCATTCTGCATCATGGcgaatctattaataaagGGCATTACACCTGCCTCCTAAGACAAAAGAATTCTAAATGGATACATGCCGATGATTGTAACATTCGTCCGACACGTTGGCTACGAGGTGCCAAAGACGCTTATATGTTTATCTTAGATAATATATCGCAATAG